One window from the genome of Sphaerotilus microaerophilus encodes:
- a CDS encoding methyl-accepting chemotaxis protein, with translation MLALTVEQAQAVAAAAKDGDLEQRIPLDGKTGAPKVLCEGINSLLETTSEIFGDVGRVLSALSNGDLTKRIERDCAGVFQRVKDDANATGAKLAEVIDEVRSAGEALNSAANQVNATAQALSQAATEQASSVEETTASIEQMSASISQNSDSAKMTDGMATKANQEAADGGVAVTQTVAAMKQIASKISIVDDIAYQTNLLALNAAIEAARAGEHGRGFAVVADEVRKLAERSQEAAKEIGDLATTSVSTAERAGRLLDEIVPSIKKTSELVQEIAAASEEQSQAVGQIGGAMGQLSTATQQNASASEELAATAEELTGQAEQLQRSIAFFTQGEGEGGGARSGAFGQEGFMERRAPHSPMRKPGRPAMGSMASAPSLSPKIAVNGGRGNFRPY, from the coding sequence ATGCTGGCGCTCACGGTGGAGCAGGCCCAGGCGGTGGCTGCCGCAGCCAAGGACGGTGACCTGGAGCAGCGCATCCCGCTCGACGGCAAGACCGGCGCGCCCAAGGTGCTGTGCGAGGGCATCAACTCGCTGCTGGAGACCACCAGCGAGATCTTCGGTGACGTTGGCCGCGTGCTCAGCGCGCTGTCCAACGGGGACCTGACGAAGCGCATCGAGCGCGACTGCGCGGGGGTGTTCCAGCGGGTGAAGGACGATGCCAACGCCACCGGTGCCAAGCTGGCCGAGGTGATCGATGAGGTGCGCAGCGCCGGCGAGGCACTCAACAGCGCGGCCAACCAGGTCAACGCCACCGCGCAGGCCCTGTCGCAGGCCGCCACCGAGCAGGCCAGTTCGGTGGAGGAGACCACCGCGTCGATCGAGCAGATGTCCGCCTCGATCTCGCAGAACAGCGACAGCGCCAAGATGACCGACGGCATGGCCACCAAGGCCAACCAGGAGGCTGCCGATGGCGGGGTGGCGGTGACGCAGACGGTGGCGGCGATGAAGCAGATCGCCTCCAAGATCAGCATCGTGGACGACATCGCCTACCAGACCAACCTGCTGGCGCTGAACGCGGCGATCGAGGCCGCCCGTGCCGGTGAGCATGGCCGCGGCTTCGCGGTGGTGGCCGACGAGGTGCGCAAGCTGGCCGAGCGCAGCCAGGAGGCCGCCAAGGAAATCGGTGACCTGGCCACCACCAGCGTGTCCACCGCGGAGCGCGCCGGGCGGCTGCTCGACGAGATCGTGCCGTCGATCAAGAAGACCTCCGAGCTGGTGCAGGAGATCGCCGCGGCCTCCGAGGAGCAGAGCCAGGCGGTCGGCCAGATCGGCGGGGCGATGGGGCAGCTCAGCACGGCGACGCAGCAGAACGCCTCCGCGTCGGAGGAACTGGCGGCCACCGCCGAGGAGCTCACCGGCCAGGCCGAGCAGCTGCAGCGCTCGATCGCGTTCTTCACGCAGGGCGAAGGGGAGGGTGGCGGTGCACGCTCGGGGGCCTTCGGCCAGGAGGGCTTCATGGAGCGCCGTGCGCCCCACTCGCCAATGCGTAAGCCCGGCCGGCCGGCCATGGGCTCCATGGCCTCTGCACCGTCGCTGTCACCGAAGATCGCGGTCAATGGCGGCCGCGGCAACTTCCGCCCGTACTGA
- a CDS encoding STAS domain-containing protein, with translation MTDEHVLGADLTIYSVAQWAERCRLWVRDSDGATGDLPLQVQADQVEEVDGAGVQLLLALSRSLEQRGRRLALLRPSPVLLKALQRLGAGDLATQQVAREVGA, from the coding sequence ATGACGGACGAACACGTGCTTGGGGCAGATTTGACGATCTACAGCGTGGCGCAATGGGCTGAACGCTGCCGGTTGTGGGTGAGGGACTCGGACGGTGCCACGGGCGACCTGCCGCTGCAGGTGCAGGCCGACCAGGTTGAAGAGGTGGACGGCGCCGGCGTGCAGCTGCTGCTGGCGCTGTCTCGCAGCCTGGAGCAACGGGGGCGTCGCCTGGCGCTCCTGCGGCCCTCGCCCGTGCTGCTGAAGGCGCTGCAGCGGCTGGGCGCTGGCGACCTCGCCACGCAGCAGGTCGCACGGGAGGTGGGGGCATGA
- a CDS encoding flavin-containing monooxygenase codes for MSESPANTVARDWLAAFDAALTARNLDAAAALFGAECYWRDLISFTWNICTQESPAQVRAMLAARLDDVAPSNWQLEGDASEAGGVTEAWFTFETRVSRGRGLLRLKDENGQPRAWTLLTSMVELKGHEEKTGEHRVAGAEHGVHKHRKSWSELKAEEAAHLGRSVQPEVVIIGGGQGGIALAARLRRLGVSHLVIEKNARPGDSWRNRYKSLCLHDPVWYDHLPYLPFPNDWPVFAPKDKIGDWLEAYVKIMEVNYWGSTLARGCRYDEAAQRWDVSVERDGQTVVLHPRELVIALGVSGYANVPKIPGAETFEGDQHHSSRHPGPEACQGKKVVVLGSNNSAHDICAALWENDVDVTMVQRSSTHIAPSAALMELALGGLYSEQAMKNGIDHHKADLIFASVPYKIMHTFHIPVYEEMKRREADLYGRLEQAGFMLDFGADGSGLFMKYLRRGSGYYIDVGASELVANGSIKLKSRVNIERINPKSVTLTDGSELPCDVLVFATGFGSMNQWLDDLISPEVADRIGKVWGLGSDTPKDPGPWEGELRNMWKPTQVPHLWIHGGNLHQSRHYSQFLSLQLKARLAGIPTPVYGQAEVHHLR; via the coding sequence ATGAGTGAATCCCCTGCCAACACCGTTGCGCGCGATTGGCTCGCAGCCTTCGACGCCGCCCTCACCGCGCGCAACCTCGACGCTGCCGCGGCCCTGTTCGGTGCCGAGTGCTACTGGCGCGACCTGATCAGCTTCACCTGGAACATCTGCACCCAGGAGAGTCCGGCGCAGGTGCGCGCGATGCTGGCCGCGCGGCTGGACGACGTGGCGCCTTCGAACTGGCAGCTCGAAGGCGACGCCAGCGAGGCCGGCGGCGTCACCGAAGCGTGGTTCACATTCGAGACCCGGGTGTCGCGCGGCCGGGGCCTGCTGCGGCTGAAGGACGAGAACGGGCAGCCCAGGGCCTGGACGCTGCTGACCTCGATGGTGGAATTGAAGGGGCACGAAGAGAAGACCGGTGAGCACCGCGTGGCCGGTGCGGAGCATGGCGTGCACAAGCACCGCAAGAGCTGGTCGGAACTGAAGGCCGAGGAAGCCGCCCACCTGGGCCGCAGCGTGCAGCCCGAGGTGGTGATCATCGGTGGCGGCCAGGGTGGCATCGCGCTGGCGGCGCGGCTGCGCCGCCTGGGCGTCTCGCACCTGGTGATCGAGAAGAACGCCCGGCCCGGCGACAGCTGGCGCAACCGCTACAAGAGCCTGTGCCTGCACGACCCGGTCTGGTATGACCACCTGCCGTACCTGCCGTTCCCGAACGACTGGCCGGTCTTCGCGCCCAAGGACAAGATCGGCGACTGGCTCGAGGCCTACGTCAAGATCATGGAGGTCAACTACTGGGGCTCGACCCTGGCCCGGGGCTGCCGCTACGACGAGGCCGCCCAGCGCTGGGACGTGAGCGTGGAGCGCGATGGCCAGACCGTGGTGCTGCACCCCAGGGAGCTGGTGATCGCACTGGGCGTGTCGGGCTATGCCAACGTGCCGAAGATCCCGGGTGCCGAGACCTTTGAGGGCGACCAGCACCACAGCAGCCGGCACCCCGGCCCCGAGGCCTGCCAGGGCAAGAAGGTGGTGGTGCTGGGCAGCAACAACTCGGCCCACGACATCTGCGCTGCGCTCTGGGAGAACGATGTCGACGTGACCATGGTGCAGCGCAGCTCCACCCACATCGCACCCAGCGCCGCGCTGATGGAGCTGGCGCTCGGCGGGCTGTACAGCGAGCAGGCGATGAAGAACGGCATCGACCACCACAAGGCCGACCTCATCTTCGCCAGCGTGCCGTACAAGATCATGCACACCTTCCACATCCCCGTGTACGAGGAGATGAAGCGGCGCGAGGCCGACCTCTACGGCCGGCTGGAGCAGGCCGGCTTCATGCTGGACTTCGGCGCCGACGGTTCGGGCCTGTTCATGAAGTACCTGCGCCGCGGCTCGGGCTACTACATCGACGTGGGCGCTTCCGAGCTGGTGGCCAACGGCAGCATCAAGCTCAAGAGCCGCGTCAACATCGAGCGCATCAACCCGAAGAGCGTGACGCTGACCGACGGCAGCGAGCTGCCCTGCGACGTGCTGGTCTTTGCCACCGGCTTCGGCTCGATGAACCAGTGGCTGGACGACCTGATCTCGCCCGAGGTGGCCGACCGCATCGGCAAGGTCTGGGGCCTGGGCAGTGACACCCCCAAGGACCCGGGCCCCTGGGAAGGCGAGCTGCGCAACATGTGGAAGCCCACCCAGGTGCCGCACCTGTGGATCCACGGCGGCAACCTGCACCAGAGCCGGCATTACTCGCAGTTCCTGTCGCTGCAGCTGAAGGCGCGGCTGGCGGGCATCCCGACGCCGGTCTACGGCCAGGCCGAGGTGCACCACCTCCGGTGA
- a CDS encoding chemotaxis protein CheW, with product MSNQTLSTVHGRAAGAPPVSATERPLQYLTFWLGSEVFGMDIRTVREIIQAGPMTALPLMPQFVRGVINLRGSVVPVVDLNARFGRPASTLGKKSCVVVFDTLRQGERVELGLLVDAVSEVIKIAPADIEAPPDFGSVLRRDFIQGIGKVGQRFVVLLEPDRALDVREMAQLCEQAQERALA from the coding sequence ATGAGCAACCAGACCCTGAGCACCGTGCACGGCCGGGCCGCGGGCGCACCCCCGGTATCGGCCACCGAGCGGCCGCTGCAGTACCTGACGTTCTGGCTCGGCAGCGAGGTGTTCGGCATGGACATCCGCACCGTGCGGGAGATCATCCAGGCGGGGCCGATGACCGCGCTGCCGCTGATGCCGCAGTTCGTGCGCGGGGTGATCAACCTGCGTGGCTCGGTGGTGCCGGTGGTGGACCTGAACGCCCGCTTCGGCCGGCCGGCCTCGACGCTCGGCAAGAAGAGCTGCGTGGTGGTGTTCGACACGCTGCGCCAGGGTGAGCGTGTGGAGCTGGGCCTGCTGGTGGACGCGGTCAGCGAGGTGATCAAGATCGCGCCGGCCGACATCGAGGCGCCGCCGGACTTCGGCAGCGTGCTGCGGCGCGACTTCATCCAGGGCATCGGCAAGGTGGGGCAGCGCTTCGTGGTGCTGCTGGAACCCGACCGGGCGCTGGATGTGCGCGAGATGGCGCAGCTGTGCGAGCAGGCCCAGGAACGCGCGCTGGCATGA
- a CDS encoding chemotaxis protein CheA, with the protein MNMDTSDDDLVAELLPAFIEEANEQVAAFEQLLLELEDLPHDHDRLDALFRCAHTVKGSAGLFGLHRVVEFTHHVETLLDQVRDGLLQLTPALSTLLLQSNDTIRELVATAQLPDDEASQNVRQALVQRLQEAAGHRVGGAAQACQPPGPAAAVLPPGHRRWRLSARFGTEVFRNGMDPLAILHYLADLGRLEPVACDRARIPELEAMDPESCHLWLQCELEGAVERSQIEHAFEFVRDDCELEIEDLTAELDEHPADSAHERLQAAVAELRQLAAPAAAASSTTAATAAASPRPREGAGPGGGEEGGFIRVHAHRLDDVINLLGELVIAGAGASQLARQTRQRGLIEANQRISRLIEGIRNSTLKLRMVPIGDTFARFRRVVRDTAAELGKDVALEIVGADTELDKAVVERIADPLMHLVRNALDHGLEKPDDRLAAGKPAQGRLTLSACHESGSVLIRIIDDGRGIQRDKVLQRAWQRGLVPQGVQPPEEDVLRLIFEPGFSTAEQVTNLSGRGVGMDVVRSNIEALRGSIHITSEPGQGSCMEIRLPLTLAIIDGFLVGVGSSRFIFPLESVVEVISSRPDAMAVDAHGRGCVDLRGRLLPVVDLRRLYELEPDAVERHSIVVVRSGTRQLGVLVDNLLGQHQTVIKPLGRLLRSLRGIAGSSILGSGEVALIVDADALGQIAASATRGPATRVVADPATMPPPGRPESGPPSRTPSPTGNPAPSHNAPTAQGHAQ; encoded by the coding sequence ATGAACATGGACACGTCCGACGACGACCTCGTCGCTGAGCTGCTGCCGGCCTTCATCGAGGAGGCCAACGAGCAGGTGGCCGCCTTCGAGCAGCTGCTGCTGGAGCTGGAGGACCTGCCGCACGACCACGACCGGCTGGATGCACTGTTTCGCTGCGCCCACACCGTCAAGGGGTCGGCTGGCCTGTTCGGCCTGCATCGGGTGGTGGAGTTCACCCACCATGTGGAGACGCTGCTCGACCAGGTGCGTGACGGACTGCTGCAGCTCACGCCAGCCCTGAGTACCCTGTTGCTGCAGAGCAATGACACCATCCGTGAGCTGGTGGCCACCGCCCAGCTGCCCGACGACGAGGCCAGCCAGAACGTCCGCCAAGCCCTGGTGCAGCGCCTGCAGGAGGCCGCCGGGCACCGCGTGGGGGGGGCCGCGCAGGCTTGCCAACCCCCCGGCCCCGCCGCGGCCGTGCTGCCGCCCGGCCACCGGCGCTGGCGGCTGTCGGCACGCTTTGGCACGGAGGTATTCCGCAACGGCATGGACCCGCTCGCCATCCTGCACTACCTGGCCGATCTCGGCCGCCTGGAGCCGGTGGCCTGCGATCGGGCACGGATCCCGGAGCTGGAGGCGATGGATCCGGAGAGCTGCCACCTCTGGCTGCAGTGCGAGCTGGAAGGGGCGGTCGAGCGCAGCCAGATCGAGCACGCCTTCGAGTTCGTGCGGGACGACTGCGAGCTGGAAATCGAAGACCTGACGGCGGAACTCGATGAGCACCCCGCGGACAGTGCGCACGAGCGGCTCCAGGCCGCGGTGGCCGAATTGCGCCAGCTGGCGGCGCCCGCGGCAGCGGCATCTTCCACAACCGCAGCAACCGCAGCCGCGTCGCCGCGGCCGCGTGAGGGCGCTGGCCCCGGTGGCGGCGAAGAAGGCGGTTTCATCCGTGTGCATGCCCACCGCCTCGACGACGTGATCAACCTGCTCGGCGAGCTCGTGATCGCTGGCGCCGGCGCCTCCCAGCTGGCGCGCCAGACGCGCCAGCGCGGCCTGATCGAGGCCAACCAGCGCATCTCCCGCCTGATCGAAGGCATCCGCAACAGCACGCTGAAGCTGCGCATGGTGCCCATCGGCGACACCTTCGCGCGCTTTCGCCGCGTGGTGCGCGACACCGCGGCCGAGCTGGGCAAGGACGTGGCGCTGGAGATCGTCGGCGCGGACACCGAGCTGGACAAGGCGGTGGTCGAGCGCATCGCCGATCCGCTCATGCACCTGGTGCGCAACGCCCTGGATCATGGCCTGGAGAAACCCGACGACCGGCTGGCCGCCGGCAAGCCGGCGCAGGGCCGGCTGACGCTGTCGGCCTGCCACGAGAGCGGCAGCGTGCTGATCCGCATCATCGACGACGGCCGCGGCATCCAGCGCGACAAGGTGCTGCAGCGCGCCTGGCAGCGCGGCCTGGTGCCGCAGGGGGTGCAGCCGCCGGAGGAGGACGTGCTGCGGCTGATCTTCGAGCCGGGCTTCTCCACCGCCGAGCAGGTCACCAACCTCAGCGGCCGCGGCGTGGGCATGGACGTGGTGCGCAGCAACATCGAGGCGCTGCGCGGCTCCATCCACATCACCAGCGAACCCGGCCAGGGCAGCTGCATGGAGATCCGCCTGCCGCTGACGCTGGCGATCATCGATGGCTTCCTGGTGGGGGTGGGCTCTTCGCGCTTCATCTTCCCGCTGGAGTCGGTGGTCGAAGTGATCTCCAGCCGCCCGGACGCGATGGCGGTGGACGCCCACGGCCGTGGCTGCGTCGACCTGCGCGGCCGCCTGCTGCCGGTGGTTGACCTGCGGCGGCTCTACGAGCTGGAGCCGGACGCGGTCGAGCGCCACAGCATCGTCGTGGTGCGCAGCGGCACCCGCCAGCTTGGCGTGCTGGTCGACAACCTGCTCGGCCAGCACCAGACCGTCATCAAGCCGCTCGGGCGGCTGCTGCGCAGCCTGCGCGGCATTGCCGGCTCGTCGATCCTCGGCTCCGGCGAGGTGGCACTGATCGTCGATGCCGATGCCCTCGGCCAGATCGCCGCTTCTGCCACCCGCGGCCCGGCCACGCGTGTGGTGGCCGATCCGGCCACGATGCCGCCGCCCGGCCGCCCGGAAAGCGGACCCCCGTCCAGAACCCCCAGCCCCACCGGCAACCCCGCCCCCTCCCACAACGCCCCCACCGCCCAAGGACACGCCCAATGA
- the icd gene encoding NADP-dependent isocitrate dehydrogenase encodes MYQHIQVPADGQKITVNADGSLNVPNHPIIPFIEGDGTGVDITPVMIKVVDAAVAKTYGGERQIRWMEIYAGEKATRVYGPDVWLPDETVQAIREYVVSIKGPLTTPVGGGIRSLNVALRQELDLYVCLRPVRYFKGVPSPLKEPEKTDMVVFRENSEDIYAGIEWEAGGEQVQKVIRFLTEEMGIRKIRFPETSALGVKPVSREGTERLMRKAIQYAIDNDRPSVTIVHKGNIMKFTEGGFRDWAYALAQREFAAEPIDGGPWCRVINPKTGREIVIKDSITDAFLQQVLMRPAEYSVIATLNLNGDYISDAVAAQVGGIGIAPGANLSDSVACFEATHGTAPRYAGKNYVNPGSEILSAEMMLRHMGWTEAADLIIRAMEAAVESKKVTYDFARLMEGATQVSCSGFGQVMIDQM; translated from the coding sequence ATGTATCAACACATCCAGGTGCCCGCGGACGGCCAGAAGATCACCGTCAACGCGGATGGCTCGCTCAACGTGCCGAACCACCCCATCATCCCCTTCATCGAAGGAGACGGCACCGGCGTGGACATCACCCCGGTGATGATCAAGGTGGTCGACGCCGCGGTGGCCAAGACCTACGGCGGCGAGCGCCAGATCCGCTGGATGGAGATCTACGCCGGCGAGAAGGCCACCCGCGTGTACGGGCCGGACGTCTGGCTGCCTGACGAGACCGTGCAGGCGATCCGCGAGTACGTCGTCTCCATCAAGGGCCCGCTGACCACGCCGGTGGGCGGCGGCATCCGCTCGCTGAACGTGGCCCTGCGCCAGGAGCTCGACCTCTACGTCTGCCTGCGCCCGGTGCGCTACTTCAAGGGCGTGCCCTCGCCACTGAAGGAGCCGGAGAAGACCGACATGGTCGTCTTCCGCGAGAACTCGGAAGACATCTACGCCGGCATCGAGTGGGAGGCCGGCGGCGAGCAGGTCCAGAAGGTGATCCGCTTCCTGACCGAGGAGATGGGCATCCGCAAGATCCGCTTCCCGGAAACCTCGGCGCTGGGCGTCAAGCCAGTGTCGCGCGAAGGCACCGAGCGCCTGATGCGCAAGGCCATCCAGTACGCCATCGACAACGACCGGCCCAGCGTGACCATCGTCCACAAGGGCAACATCATGAAGTTCACCGAGGGTGGCTTCCGTGACTGGGCCTACGCGCTGGCGCAGCGCGAATTCGCGGCTGAGCCGATCGACGGCGGCCCGTGGTGCCGGGTCATCAACCCGAAGACCGGGCGCGAGATCGTCATCAAGGACTCGATCACCGACGCCTTCCTGCAGCAGGTGCTGATGCGCCCGGCCGAATACTCGGTCATCGCGACGCTGAACCTCAACGGCGACTACATCTCCGACGCGGTGGCCGCCCAGGTCGGCGGCATCGGCATTGCGCCGGGGGCGAACCTGTCCGACTCGGTGGCCTGCTTCGAGGCCACCCACGGCACCGCGCCGCGCTACGCTGGCAAGAACTACGTCAACCCCGGCTCCGAGATCCTGTCGGCCGAGATGATGCTGCGCCACATGGGCTGGACCGAGGCGGCCGACCTGATCATCCGCGCGATGGAGGCCGCCGTCGAAAGCAAGAAGGTGACCTACGACTTCGCCCGCCTGATGGAGGGCGCCACGCAGGTGTCCTGCTCCGGGTTCGGGCAGGTCATGATCGACCAGATGTGA
- a CDS encoding response regulator, translating into MNTTILVVDDSSSLQALVKMSLNRAGFDLLEAPDGRQALSELDQAAKVHLVVSDVNMPTMDGITCLQEVKQHPRHRFTPVVMLTTEDSGSRMAQARSAGAKAWLTKPFNPPMLLDAAPRVWPN; encoded by the coding sequence ATGAACACAACCATCCTCGTCGTCGACGATTCCAGTTCCCTGCAGGCGCTGGTGAAGATGTCGCTCAACCGTGCCGGCTTCGATCTGCTGGAGGCGCCCGATGGCCGCCAGGCCCTGTCGGAGCTGGATCAGGCCGCCAAGGTGCACCTGGTGGTCAGCGACGTGAACATGCCCACGATGGACGGGATCACCTGCCTGCAGGAGGTGAAGCAGCACCCGCGCCACCGCTTCACGCCCGTGGTCATGCTGACCACCGAGGACTCCGGCAGCCGCATGGCCCAGGCCAGGTCTGCTGGTGCCAAGGCCTGGCTGACCAAGCCCTTCAACCCGCCGATGCTGCTGGATGCGGCGCCGCGGGTGTGGCCGAACTGA
- a CDS encoding CheR family methyltransferase — MLSDHTFRDIAGLMHATIGLNLPPTKKALVASRLAPRIHRLGLGGYDDYLALINEERGDGELQVAIDLLTTNETYFFREPKHFEILKEQLGSARRRPGAAPVEVWSAAASCGDEAYSIAMVLADLQAQERLAAGWSVLGTDISDRVLRAAQAAIYPAERLRHVPQPLLRRHCLRGEGDSEGLVQVRPELRERVRFGQLNLCEEIEPLGPFDAIFLRNVLIYFDARTRREVIARVLDRLRPGGLFFIGMAEGRADLGAQVDVLGPGAFRKRPG; from the coding sequence GTGCTGAGCGATCACACCTTCCGGGACATCGCCGGGCTGATGCACGCGACCATCGGCCTGAACCTGCCGCCGACCAAGAAGGCGCTGGTGGCCTCGCGGCTGGCGCCGCGCATCCACCGCCTCGGGCTGGGGGGCTATGACGACTACCTGGCGCTGATCAACGAGGAGCGCGGCGATGGCGAGCTGCAGGTGGCGATCGACCTCCTGACCACCAATGAGACCTACTTTTTCCGCGAGCCGAAGCACTTCGAGATCCTGAAGGAACAGCTGGGGTCGGCGCGGCGGCGTCCCGGGGCGGCGCCGGTGGAGGTCTGGAGTGCGGCCGCCTCTTGCGGCGATGAGGCCTACAGCATCGCGATGGTGCTGGCCGACCTGCAGGCGCAGGAGCGGCTGGCCGCCGGCTGGTCGGTGCTGGGGACCGACATCAGCGACCGGGTGCTGCGCGCCGCGCAGGCCGCGATCTACCCGGCCGAGCGGCTGCGCCATGTGCCGCAGCCGCTGCTGCGGCGTCACTGCCTGCGCGGCGAGGGGGACAGCGAGGGGCTGGTGCAGGTGCGCCCGGAGCTGCGCGAGCGGGTGCGCTTCGGCCAGCTCAACCTCTGCGAGGAGATCGAGCCGCTCGGGCCCTTCGACGCGATCTTCCTGCGCAACGTGCTGATCTACTTCGACGCCCGCACCCGCCGCGAGGTGATCGCTCGGGTGCTGGACCGGCTGCGGCCCGGCGGTCTGTTCTTCATCGGCATGGCCGAGGGCAGGGCGGACCTCGGTGCCCAGGTGGACGTGCTGGGCCCGGGCGCATTCCGAAAGCGGCCGGGTTGA